A stretch of Malassezia japonica chromosome 6, complete sequence DNA encodes these proteins:
- the RAM2 gene encoding galactose-6-sulfurylase (COG:O; BUSCO:EOG09263Z41; EggNog:ENOG503NV0Q): protein MVAIAELQGDDHDMAAQESVWADVTPVPQVDGPEPLCPIMYDPDYTKAMDLFRALKQMRPNGVEASERALALTEHLIYLNPANYSVWQYRAQVLLEMAASDASHQRLRDELDFMDEFAQGNMKNYQIWQHRRVIVSVLGDPSRELAFTSTVLDLDSKNYHTWAYRQWVLAHFGGLHKHDNKVEAPGAGAFPALWDGELAYVDNMLEADVRNNSAYNHRWFCVWGRLLEGRIVPPELEAKRQEEIDYALNKIAVAPNNASPWNYLRGVCTALTPRVPMHTIDGRVLSYIPQPDHERAAQQPEVDEAGKTPAHALEWLLDSAAERIKAGDATLRPTCSALLARLAHADPARTKYWQFRQAALP, encoded by the exons ATGGTGGCCATCGCGGAGCTGCAGGGCGACGACCACGATATGGCTGCGCAAGAATCGGTGTGGGCAGACGTTACGCCTGTGCCCCAGGTGGATGGCCCCGAGCCACTGTGCCCCATCATGTATGACCCGGACT ACACCAAGGCCATGGACCTGTTTCGCGCTTTGAAGCAGATGCGTCCTAACGGCGTCGAGGCatccgagcgcgcgctcgcgctcacCGAGCATCTGATCTACCTGAACCCCGCCAACTATAGCGTGTGGCAGTACCGCGCACAGGTCTTGCTCGAGATGGCGGCCTCGGACGCTTcgcaccagcgcctgcgcgacgagctcgacttTATGGACGAGTTTGCGCAGGGCAATATGAAAAACTACCAGATCTG GCAACACCGCCGTGTGATTGTTtcggtgctcggcgatcCGAGCCGCGAACTTGCGTTTACCAGCACCGTCTTGGACCTCGACAGCAAGAACTACCACACGTGGGCCTACCGCCAGTGGGTGCTTGCACACTTTGGCGGTCTGCACAAGCACGACAACAAGGTGGAAGCACCAGGTGCAGGCGCGTTTCCGGCACTATGGgacggcgagctcgcgtATGTTGACAAtatgctcgaggcggacgtgcgcaaCAACAGTGCCTACAACCACCGCTGGTTCTGTGTGTGGGGCCGGCTCTTAGAAGGGCGCATTGTCCCGCCTGAGCTTGAGGCAAAGCGCCAAGAAGAGATCGACTATGCCCTCAACAAGATTGCCGTTGCGCCGAACAATGCGAGCCCGTGGAACTACTTGCGGgg cgtgTGCACAGCCCTGACGCCCCGTGTACCGATGCACACGATCGATGGCCGCGTCCTCTCCTATATTCCCCAACCCGAccacgagcgtgcggcgcagcagcccgaggtcgacgaggccggcaAGACGCCAGCACATGCACTCGAGTGGTTGCTGGACAGCGCTGCTGAGCGTATcaaggccggcgacgccaCGCTCAGGCCTACGTGTAGTGCA CTCCtagcgcgcctcgcgcacgcggaCCCCGCACGAACCAAGTACTGGCAGTTCCGCCAAGCCGCCTTGCCGTAG
- a CDS encoding uncharacterized protein (TransMembrane:1 (o185-203i); EggNog:ENOG503PM1D), with translation MVVAQMPDVMDDLGAPIVAAPVIARAEPSNNAGGNGTASNHTSPASSATPTSSAAGNSTDTPTPSASNQIEASGTAGPGAVATVSADTTQGTCTIGNGLSDNQQAGWTDSIINTCCTGPKSSTCWYRVQAKVAAADACRIPNCDDLVTNDPDKMVGFRPLTATTGEGKYGNTFPILFLSAGVRPSIHLLLFIVAPIGVSLLLLL, from the exons ATGGTTGTGGCCCAGATGCCTGATGT TATGGATGACCTGGGCGCCCCCATTGTTGCCGCCCCTGTGATTGCCCGTGCCGAGCCGTCGAACAACGCTGGCGGCAACGGCACCGCATCGAACCACACGTCTCCGGCCTCGTCTGCAACGCCGACTTCTTCGGCGGCTGGAAACAGCACCGACACTCCGAcgccctcggcgtcgaACCAGATTGAAGCCTCCGGCACGGCTGGCCCCGGTGCCGTTGCGACAGTCTCTGCCGACACCACGCAGGGCACCTGCACTATTGGTAATGGTCTCTCGGACAACCAGCAGGCTGGCTGGACGGACAGCATTATCAACACTTGCTGCACGGGCCCGAAGTCATCTACGTGCTGGTACCGTGTCCAGGCCAAggtcgccgctgccgacgcaTGCAGGATCCCCAACTGTGACGATCTTGTGACGAACGACCCCGACAAGATGGTCGGCTTCCGCCCCCTCACGGCGACCACTGGCGAGGGCAAATATGGCAACACGTTCCCGATTCTCTTCCTGAgcgcgggcgtgcgcccCTCTATTCATCTCCTTTTGTTCATTGTCGCGCCTATTGGTGTGTCGCTGTTGCTTCTGTTGTAA
- the saf4 gene encoding Protein saf4 (EggNog:ENOG503NUV9; COG:S), with the protein MQGFNMGRYRPYDEDYREVKKKSGISKQNPGTRVVRFELPFNIWCGSCNNHIGQGVRYNAHKTQVGNYYSTPIWAFRCKCHLCQNWFEIRTDPQNTRYVIESGARQQLQDWDPEEHGGHPIHDPDAPNEDGAFSQLEKTKTRQKDGAKRQARIEELEDHSAERWSDPYTINAELRKSFRIEKKARIERAERDASLRERIGWSEDMPLVGESSGLATPDVRREWSEARDAPRSPRRSSTTTLKRRAARAPRMSAAARNLAGQILAPGRAKR; encoded by the exons ATGCAGGGATTCAATA TGGGGCGGTACCGCCCTTATGACGAGGATTATCGCGAGGTGAAGAAGAAGAGTGGCATTTCGAAGCAGAATCCCGGGACGAGGGTCGTGCGGT TCGAGCTCCCGTTCAATATCTGGTG cggctcgtgcaATAACCATATCGGCCAAGGTGTTCGATACAATGCACACAAGACACAGGTAGGCAACTACTACAGCACGCCCATCTGGGCGTTTCGGTGCAAGTGTCACCTGTGCCAGAACTGGTTCGAGATCCGGACCGACCCCCAA AATACGCGTTATGTGATCGAGtctggcgcgcggcagcagctccAGGACTGGGACCCCGAGGAGCACGGTGGCCACCCCATCCACG ACCCCGATGCACCGAACGAGGACGGGGCCTTTTCGCAGCTTGAAAAGACCAAGACACGCCAAAAAGACGGCGCAAAGCGCCaagcgcgcatcgaggagctcgaggaccaCTCTGCCGAGCGTTGGTCGGACCCCTACACGATCaatgccgagctgcgcaaatCGTTCCGTATCGAAAAGAAGGCGCGTATTGAGCGTGCGGAGCGCGATGCATCGCTGCGTGAGCGGATCGGGTGGAGCGAGGACATGCCGCTGGTCGGCGAGTCTTCTGGCCTTGCGACGCCcgacgtgcggcgcgagtggagcgaggcgcgcgatgcgcctcGTTCCCCGAGGCGTTCCTCGACAACCACGCTCAagcggcgagcggctcgtgcgccgcgcatgagcgcagctgcacgtAACCTTGCCGGGCAGATTCTAGCGCCAGGTCGTGCGAAGCGATAA
- the DAP1 gene encoding Dihydrodipicolinate synthase (EggNog:ENOG503P5DZ; TransMembrane:1 (o19-37i); COG:S) gives MIDTQAIQNVVAFFTSNPLNSGLTGMLIFVIAMLVYIPDPFSEIFTPSVADARRNLDANSAYSSLPLDHPKSIEFLTYTPKTLAVYDGTGDESSPEGNKILLAINGNVFDVSSGRNFYGPGSPYGNFAGRDASRGMAKQSFDLAMLTPLDQPIDKLEDLTDSERKNMAEWESHFAGKYGIVGHLVNENELFRDAAQEEETEKAMQAKIEAAGRAQEPVWTGEERFEDAVLRMLVDKYKPMRRGEDARTSESARLSKAQRPTARPTSAVESVGANGVRIRKTGNNPWDLSYMPGPSPETRVYRGKYAHIDIEAPASEMKKKLQKHGVTPNQLPLDNAKAMGQVRESLRRSVLRDRIETALDKKVRYPDRKNQAEPSDEDQNKPLLGVVTAAKGLAGIAEMRIEEAIRTGSLQKNSLRGKPIPYDHNEGNAHLQREEFVLNRMVQRQGGAPPWVEINIELATEERSLRQRIQAAWICRALYALEFHAPWQQMEPVHVDWHMHDNQPTDIPDYTFAIRNDAQRHLVDWARNFRDAQWVVDQRSYHEEAVYQLNQVIRRYNNIAPFTARRLLYTKASFLRDTLDRTYPLVVEAASARLRGLRLTGAQHAAEAPSAPKAPIYEPILRWFRPQRE, from the exons ATGATCGACACACAGGCTATACAAAAT GTGGTGGCGTTCTTTACGTCGAATCCGCTCAACTCCGGATTGACAGGCATGCTGATCTTTGTGATCGCGATGCTTGTATACATCCCCGATCCATTCTCGGAAATCTTTAcgccgtcggtcgccgacgcacgccggaACCTCGATGCGAACTCGGCGTATTCGTCACTCCCTCTTGACCACCCCAAGTCGATCGAGTTCCTGACGTATACGCCCAAGACTCTCGCGGTGTACGACGGAACAGGCGATGAGTCATCGCCGGAGGGTAACAAGATCCTCCTTGCCATCAACGGTAACGTCTTTGACGTGTCGTCTGGCCGCAACTTTTACGGACCGGGCAGCCCGTACGGAAACTTTGCCGGACGCGATGCATCGCGGGGTATGGCAAAGCAGTCGTTTGACCTCGCGATGCTCACACCGCTCGACCAGCCGATCGACAAGCTCGAAGACCTTACCGACAGCGAGCG GAAAAACATGGCGGAATGGGAGTCGCACTTTGCAGGAAAGTACGGCATTGTGGGTCATCTCGTGAACGAAAACGAG TTATtccgcgacgctgcgcaggagGAAGAGACAGAAAAGGCGATGCAAGCCAAGATCGAAgcggccgggcgcgccCAGGAGCCAGTGTGGACTGGCGAGGAGCGCTTCGAGGATGCCGTACTGCGCATGCTCGTAGACAAGTACAAGCCCATGCGGCGGGGCGAGGATGCGCGTACGTCGGAGTCGGCGCGCCTCAGTaaggcgcagcggcccaCTGCACGGCCGACCTCTGCCGTGGAGAGCGTGGGCGCGAACGGCGTACGGATTCGTAAAACGGGCAACAACCCTTGGGACCTCTCGTACATGCCGGGGCCCTCGCCCGAGACGCGTGTCTACCGTGGCAAGTATGCGCACATTGAtatcgaggcgccggcgtccgAGATGAAAAAGAAGCTCCAGAAGCACGGCGTGACGCCGAATCAACTACCCCTTGACAATGCCAAGGCCATGGGGCAGGTTCGTGAGTCGCTGCGGCGATCCGTACTTCGCGATCGAATTGAGACGGCACTCGACAAAAAGGTGCGCTATCCCGATCGCAAGAACCAggccgagccgagcgaTGAAGACCAGAACAAACCCCTCCTTGGCGTTGTCACCGCTGCAAAGGGACTCGCTGGTATCGCCGAGATGCGCATTGAAGAAGCAATCCgcaccggctcgctgcAAAAGAATTCGTTGCGCGGAAAACCGATTCCGTACGACCACAACGAGGGCAATGCGCACCTCCAGCGTGAAGAGTTTGTTTTGAACCGCATGGTGCAGCGTcaaggcggtgcgccgccgtgggTCGAGATCAACATCGAGCTCGCTACCGAAGAGCGCTCGCTCCGTCAGCGTATTCAGGCTGCCTGGATCTGTCGCGCACTCTACGCGCTAGAATTTCACGCGCCATGGCAGCAGATGGAGCCGGTGCATGTCGACTGGCACATGCACGACAACCAGCCGACGGATATCCCCGATTATACCTTTGCCATCCGCAACGATGCACAGCGGCATTTGGTCGACTGGGCACGCAACTTTCGCGACGCTCAGTGGGTCGTCGACCAACGCAGCTACCACGAAGAGGCGGTATACCAACTGAATCAAGTGATTCGTCGCTATAACAATATTGCACCTTTTACCGCGCGCAGATTACTCTATACCAAGGCCAGCTTCCTGCGCGATACGCTGGATCGCACCTACCCTCTGGTAGTGGAAGCGGCAAGCGCGCGGTTGCGTGGCCTGCGCTTGACaggtgcgcagcacgctgcAGAAGCGCCTAGTGCGCCCAAAGCACCCATATACGAGCCGATTCTCCGCTGGTTCCGACCCCAGCGTGAATAG
- a CDS encoding uncharacterized protein (EggNog:ENOG503PKY3): protein MGRYMSYTLEQIAPVWKGALRVFSPSHAAQTATRMPSRPGFVPEHYGLSSRGTRLGNFALMRARLPRGPSLAPSMRHGPGLQSARSFSSGPQGARLFENMITNAPLALRAAGCDIDKDWNRKATHATPAFAYAMDAQRWGLQCSQRALEMAVASANAAMGVWHEKPKAAVPERIQTVEEYTPSAYDLDLLFPMPVTSRPSSKLVTTMHVPLEPDIGSILERGQAVETYASLEDSWTATGMLDSTVRERLHAIHAAYSAHEQRLTALEQVLRGRGIWPSDLDVSAMLTSSSLRQPLVLEIEFEGWSRDEVQRMLEYHLGSCEWCSLSETRCEPDLFYGPPDAPNAELDMLDAYLYGTEQRRRRMQNAV, encoded by the coding sequence ATGGGGCGCTACATGTCCTACACTCTCGAGCAGATTGCTCCGGTGTGGAAGGGAGCGCTACGCGTCTTTTCGCcgtcgcacgccgcgcagacggcgacgcgcatgcCGTCGCGTCCGGGCTTTGTGCCGGAACACTATGGCCTTTCGAGCCGCGGAACGCGCCTGGGCAACTTTGCACTgatgcgtgcgcgcctccCGCGTGGACCCTCGCTGGCACCGTCCATGCGCCATGGGCCGGGCCTTCAGTCTGCACGCTCGTTTTCGTCGGGACCCCAAGGCGCACGACTCTTTGAAAACATGATTACCAATGCCCCGCTCGCTctgcgtgcggccggcTGCGATATCGACAAGGACTGGAACCGCAAGGCTACGCATGCCACGCCGGCGTTTGCGTATGCGATGGATGCCCAGCGCTGGGGCTTGCAGTGCtcccagcgcgcgctcgagatggccgtcgcctcggcgaaCGCTGCGATGGGCGTGTGGCACGAAAAGCCCAaggccgccgtgccggAGCGTATCCAGACCGTGGAAGAGTACACACCGAGCGCATACGATCTCGACCTCCTGTTCCCGATGCCGGtcacgtcgcgcccgagctcAAAGCTGGTCACGACAATGCACGTCCCTCTCGAGCCCGACATAGGCAGCATCCTCGAGCGGGGTCAAGCGGTCGAGACGTATGCGTCTTTGGAGGATTCATGGACTGCAACGGGCATGCTGGACAGCACCGTACGCGAGAGGCTCCATGCGATTCATGCAGCCTACAGCGCACACGAGCAGCGGCTCACCGCACTCGAAcaggtgctgcgcggccgtggAATCTGGCCCAGCGACCTCGATGTGTCGGCTATGCTTACTTCGTCTAGTCTACGTCagccgctcgtgctcgaaATCGAGTTCGAGGGGTGGTCGAGggacgaggtgcagcgcatgctTGAGTACCATCTTGGCTCGTGCGAGTGGTGCTCCTTGTCCGAGACGCGGTGCGAGCCGGATCTCTTCTATGGGCCTCCGGATGCACCGAATGCTGAATTGGATATGCTCGACGCTTATCTCTATGGCACGGaacagcgccgccgccgcatgcAGAATGCCGTTTAA
- the irc3 gene encoding Putative ATP-dependent helicase IRC3 (BUSCO:EOG09261CM0; EggNog:ENOG503NWXY; COG:A) — MLRYGLRAAARTRAPDAATLPSAKPAFALRPYQIECVETCLEAIGNGAKRIGVSSPTGSGKTTMFTELLARIPSEKGRSQALILVNAVALAEQASETVERMLPHLRVEIEQGAKYRASGTADVTVATVQSLKNASRLEKYDPWKFKCVIVDEAHHSTSATYRAVLSHFNSDIPCDEPEIDVPVRVPIIGFSATFSRHDGLALGTVFDQIVFHKDFLAMIEEQWLCPLRFTAVQAEFDLTKVATTGADFNVASLAKVINRPAITELIVRTWLGKAYTHRRSTLVFAVNIDHVNTLVAEFTSRGIDARGIHSGMHLEERRVTLAAFRAGEFPVLINCAILTEGADVPPIDCVLLARPTQSQNLFSQMIGRDDTVESLKARAQPKVCGTLPKVQWEAPLPSSFTFVDFENPAELYTAMQARPSRAIDEISPNAWVDCGGDTYVLSTYDQSYVKIHREGKDYIGTHYPRNPGFDWTDIAAKKAGSPYWQKRVVLQSEDLGHAIRGCDTFMSKLVTASALQRKLQSKGEVDDDAKPWANATQGTVNTILTRLAHGTKNRWRHAAKAHNKRAARAQRTNPAVSILRIGRKIIKAFKRHQQSAGMGAGMGAGMGAGMGGGMGGGMGGQGPFPPQGGFQQGGYPSQGAPGGPAPHTQEILGTNNIHAFDDNNVNAQNPQYKDLRNRARSEGDKMAHAFDASKAAYNHGDGGRAKQLSDEGNMHKHNMEQLNAQAVQWIFAANNADSPPGTVDLHGLYVKEALVKVDEVIRQAQAQNFPQLRLIVGKGIHSKDHVTKIKPAVEDLLRKYNIAAHLDRRNQGVLVVDMNGPRGGGSAEFTRDMARNATGNDQECVIM; from the exons TCACTGAGCTATTGGCGCGAATTCCGTCTGAGAAAGGGCGCAGCCAAGCACTCATCCTTGTCAACGCCGTGGCActggccgagcaggccaGCGAGACGGTCGAGCGAATGCTGCCTCATTTGCGTGTAGAGATCGAGCAGGGTGCAAAGTACAGGGCATCAGGTACGGCAGATGTCACAGTCGCGACGGTCCAATCGCTCAAGAATGCAAGTCGCCTGGAAAAGTACGATCCTTGGAAGTTTAAATGCGTCATTGTagacgaggcgcaccactcgacctcggcgacgtaccgtgCGGTCCTTTCGCATTTCAACAGCGATATTCCGTGCGACGAGCCTGAGATCGACGTTCCTGTACGCGTTCCCATCATCGGTTTCTCTGCGACGTTTAGCCGCCAcgacggcctcgcgctcggaaCCGTATTCGACCAAATTGTCTTTCACAAAGATTTTCTTGCTATGATTGAAGAGCAATG GTTATGCCCGCTGCGGTTCACGGCCGTCCAAGCGGAGTTTGACCTGACCAAGGTTGCAACGACCGGGGCCGACTTTAAcgtcgcctcgctcgcAAAGGTCATCAACCGCCCAGCTATTACCGAGCTAATTGTCAGGACCTGGCTTGGCAAAGCCTATACCCACCGGCGGTCCACGCTCGTCTTTGCTGTGAATATCGACCATGTAAATACGCTCGTCGCTGAATTCACAAGCCGCGGCATCGACGCACGCGGCATACACTCTGGCATGCATTTGGAAGAGCGGCGAGTGACTCTGGCCGCTTTTCGTGCTGGCGAGTTTCCGGTCCTGATCAACTGCG CGATCCTCACCGAAGGCGCAGATGTCCCTCCTATTGACTGTGTACTCCTGGCGCGCCCGACCCAGTCCCAAAACCTCTTTTCTCAAATGATTGGCAGAG ACGACACGGTGGAGTCACTCAAGGCGCGAGCTCAGCCAAAAGTCTGTGGGACGCTCCCGAAAGTGCAATGGGAGGCGCCGCTTCCGTCGTCCTTTACTTTTGTCGACTTTGAAAATCCGGCTGAGCTGTACACCGCCATGCAAGCACGTCCAAGCCGTGCCATTGACGAAATTTCGCCAAACGCGTGGGTCGACTGTGGTGGGGACACGTACGTCCTGTCGACCTATGACCAGAGCTATGTTAAAATCCACCGCGAAGGAAAAG ACTATATTGGCACGCACTACCCCCGCAATCCGGGCTTTGACTGGACTGACATTGCGGCCAAGAAAGCCGGCTCTCCCTACTGGCAGAAGCGGGTCGTACTCCAATCCGAAGACCTAGGGCACGCCATCCGCGGCTGCGACACCTTTATGAGCAAGCTCGTCACTGCATCCG CATTGCAACGGAAGCTGCAAAGCAAAGGCGAggtggacgacgacgcgaaGCCGTGGGCGAATGCCACGCAAGGCACAGTCAATACCATCCTCACACGACTGGCGCACGGAACTAAGAACCGCTGGCGCCACGCTGCCAAGGCACACAACAAGagagcagcgcgtgcgcagcgcaccaaCCCCGCGGTGAGC ATCCTGCGCATTGGGCGCAAG ATCATCAAAGCGTTCAAGCGCCATCAGCAGTCGGCCGGTATGGGTGCTGGCATGGGTGCTGGCATGGGTGCTGGTATGGGCGGTGGTATGGGCGGTGGCATGGGCGGCCAGGGCCCCTTTCCTCCCCAAGGCGGCTTCCAGCAAGGCGGATATCCCTCGCAGGGTGCTCCGGGTGGACCGGCGCCCCATACCCAGGAGATTCTCGGCACGAACAATATCCATGCGTTTGACGACAATAATGTAAACGCACAAAATCCGCAGTACAAGGACCTGCGGAACCGCGCCCGGTCGGAGGGTGACAAAATGGCGCATGCGTTTGACGCGTCCAAGGCTGCCTACAACCACGGCGATGGTGGGCGCGCGAAGCAGCTCAGCGACGAAGGCAACATGCACAAGCACAACATGGAGCAACTCAACGCGCAAGCCGTGCAGTGGATCTTTGCCGCGAACAATGCAGACTCGCCGCCTGGAACGGTGGATTTGCACGGTCTCTACGTTAAGGAAGCGCTTGTCAAGGTCGACGAAGTAATCCGTCAGGCTCAGGCACAAAATTTCCCTCAGCTGCGCCTGATTGTCGGCAAGGGTATTCATTCCAAGGACCACGTTACGAAAATCAAGCcggccgtcgaggaccTCTTGCGCAAGTACAATATtgctgcgcacctcgaccgccgGAACCAGGGTGTGCTGGTCGTCGACATGAACGgtcctcgcggcggcggcagcgccgagtTCACTCGCGACATGGCGCGCAACGCGACGGGCAACGACCAGGAGTGTGTCATTATGTAA
- a CDS encoding uncharacterized protein (COG:S; EggNog:ENOG503P24Y) yields the protein MPQQSEKLSVYPESDKPLVVVETETELERQIGNIRHAVQGYTRDALQTVRSGVDRVVQTEHKVENRLDKLVAKDESLTPNGLYVGVATLASMVFTRHRSFPIRWITPPVVFALSLKYFLPHTAENTANYYESIEQKKFPELSQKRQSAWNTIKEKWGTGVSHLEMAGYQTKDAISSGIQNVEKSTGLKVGSIIPTGTVPEAAPQKADKAKLV from the exons ATGCCTCAGCAGTCG GAGAAGCTCTCTGTGTATCCTGAGTCGGATAAGCCCCTCGTTGTCGTCGAGACCGAgacggagctcgagcgccagatCGGCAACATCCGCCATGCCGTGCAGGGCTAcacgcgcgatgcgctccagACGGTGCGCTCGGGTGTGGACCGCGTGGTGCAGACGGAACACAAGGTCGAAA ACCGCCTCGACAAGCTCGTTGCGAAGGACGAGTCGCTGACGCCCAACGGCCTCTACGTGGGTgttgcgacgctcgcgagcaTGGTCTTCACGCGGCACC GCTCCTTCCCGATCCGCTGGATCACCCCTCCGGTCGTCTTTGCGCTCTCGCTCAAATACTTCCTGCCCCACACTGCGGAGAACACGGCGAACTACTACGAGTCGATCGAGCAGAAGAAGTTCCCGGAGCTGAGCCAGAAGCGCCAGTCGGCCTGGAACACGATCAAGGAGAAGTGGGGTACGGGTGTGTCGCACCTCGAGATGGCCGGCTACCAAACCAAGGATGCGATCTCCTCGGGCATCCAAAACGTCGAGAAGAGCACCGGCCTCAAGGTCGGCTCCATCATCCCGACTGGCACTGTGCCGGAAGCTGCACCGCAGAAGGCGGACAAGGCGAAGCTCGTTTAA
- a CDS encoding cystathionine gamma-synthase (COG:E; EggNog:ENOG503NXB3), producing MSAPTLPKPELETRLLHADHPDANKDPAHPIAPAMSLSTTFRQPHPDSEMAQLARASYDTPENPPVNIYSRYTQDTSLRAEKVLSSLLDAHAITFSSGLAASFAILNLLAPSAIAIRRGYFGVHEAAHIYARGRDTKIIDLDENFPVNEGTLDEATGIRRGATLVWVETPLNPTGEARDLVHYTKRAHEAKAYIAVDSTFAPPPLQNPFNQGVDFVMHSATKYMGGHSDILAGVVATKDYKSYKALWDDRSAHGAVLGSLEAYLLLRSLRTMSLRVRQQSKTATELVKWLHSLTEGQTPAEGTPKEIANGQFVQRVFHSTLQPRTDKDSDLNPHNKLEKLDFDPSKQMPGGGSPTFAIFTKEEKFAVYLPHELAYFVPATSLGGVESLIEQRKLATKDESPNIVRISTGIEDFEDLKADLTRGMLQTLAKHK from the coding sequence ATGAGTGCACCAACCCTGCCGAAACCtgagctcgagacgcgtCTGCTCCATGCTGACCACCCCGATGCAAACAAGGACCCGGCGCACCCCATTGCGCCGGCCATGTCGCTCTCGACGACATTCCGTCAGCCGCACCCCGACTCCGAgatggcgcagctcgctcgcgcttcGTACGACACGCCCGAGAACCCCCCGGTGAACATCTATAGCCGCTACACTCAGGACAcctcgctgcgtgcggaaAAGGTGCTTAGCAGCCTTCTTGATGCCCACGCGATCACCTTCAGCTCGGGCCTTGCCGCCTCATTCGCCATTTTGAACCTGCTCGCCCCGTCGGCGATTGCGATCCGCCGTGGCTACTTTGGCGTGCATGAAGCCGCGCACATCTATGCGCGTGGCCGCGATACCAAGATCATTGATCTCGACGAGAACTTCCCGGTGAACGagggcacgctcgacgaggcgactGGCATCCGCCGTGGCGCGACGCTTGTCTGGGTCGAGACGCCGCTCAACCCCACCGgtgaggcgcgcgacctgGTGCACTACACAAAGCGTGCGCATGAAGCCAAGGCCTACATTGCTGTCGACAGCACCTTTGCCCCTCCGCCCCTGCAGAACCCCTTTAACCAGGGCGTGGACTTTGTGATGCACTCTGCGACGAAGTACATGGGCGGCCACTCGGACATTCTCGCAGGTGTAGTGGCCACCAAGGATTACAAGAGCTACAAGGCGCTATGGGACGACCGCTCTGCGCACGGTGCGGTGCTGGGCTCGCTGGAGGCCTACCTCCTCCTGCGTTCGCTGCGCACCATGTCGCTACGTGTGCGCCAGCAGAGCAAGACCGCGACCGAGCTCGTCAAGTGGCTACACTCCCTCACCGAGGGCCAGACCCCCGCGGAAGGCACGCCGAAGGAGATTGCAAACGGCCAGTTCGTCCAGCGTGTCTTCCACTCGACGCTGCAGCCCCGCACGGACAAGGACAGCGACCTGAACCCTCACAACAAGCTCGAGAAGCTCGACTTTGACCCTAGCAAGCAGATGCCGGGTGGCGGCTCGCCCACGTTTGCCATCTTCACCAAGGAGGAGAAGTTCGCTGTCTATCTgccgcacgagctcgcctACTTTGTGCCTGCtacgtcgctcggcggtgtcgagtcgctgatcgagcagcgcaagcttGCCACGAAGGACGAGAGTCCCAACATTGTCCGCATCTCGACGGGTATCGAGGACTTTGAGGACCTGAAGGCCGACCTCACGCGCGGCATGCTCCAGACCCTCGCGAAGCACAAGTAG